From Loxodonta africana isolate mLoxAfr1 chromosome 2, mLoxAfr1.hap2, whole genome shotgun sequence, the proteins below share one genomic window:
- the HAPLN1 gene encoding hyaluronan and proteoglycan link protein 1 → MKSLLLLVLISVCWADDRSNNYTMDHNGVIHIQAENGPRLIVEAEQAKVFSRRGGNVTLPCKFYRDPTAFGSGIHKIRIKWTKLTSDYLKEVDVFVSMGYHKKTYGGYQGRVSLKGDSDNDASLVITDLTLEDYGRYKCEVIEGLEDDTSVVSLELQGVVFPYFPRLGRYNLNFHEAQQACLGQDAVIASFDQLYDAWRAGLDWCNAGWLSDGSVQYPITKPREPCGGQNTVPGVRNYGFWDKDKSRYDVFCFTSNFNGRVYYLIHPTKLTYDEAVQACLNDGAQIAKVGQIFAAWKLLGYDRCDAGWLADGSVRYPISRPRRRCSPTEAAVRFVGFPDKKHKLYGVYCFRAYN, encoded by the exons CAGAAAATGGCCCCCGTCTAATTGTggaagcagaacaagccaaggtgTTCTCACGCAGAGGTGGCAATGTTACACTGCCATGTAAATTTTATCGAGACCCTACAGCATTTGGCTCAGGAATCCACAAAATCCGAATTAAGTGGACCAAGCTAACTTCAGATTACCTCAAGGAAGTGGATGTGTTTGTTTCCATGGGATACCATAAGAAAACCTATGGAGGCTATCAGGGTAGAGTATCTTTGAAGGGAGACAGTGACAACGATGCTTCTCTGGTAATCACAGACCTCACCCTGGAGGATTATGGGAGATACAAGTGTGAGGTGATTGAAGGATTAGAAGATGATACTTCTGTGGTATCATTAGAGTTACAAG GTGTGGTGTTCCCTTACTTTCCTCGACTGGGGCGCTACAATCTCAATTTTCATGAGGCGCAGCAGGCTTGTCTGGGCCAGGATGCCGTGATTGCCTCCTTCGACCAGCTGTATGATGCGTGGCGGGCTGGGCTGGACTGGTGCAATGCCGGCTGGCTCAGCGATGGGTCTGTGCAGTATCCCATCACAAAGCCCAGGGAGCCCTGTGGAGGACAGAACACAGTACCCGGCGTCAGGAACTACGGGTTTTGGGATAAAGATAAAAGCAGATATGATGTTTTCTGTTTTACATCCAACTTCAATG GCCGTGTTTACTACCTGATCCACCCCACCAAGCTGACCTATGATGAAGCGGTGCAAGCTTGTCTCAATGATGGTGCTCAGATTGCGAAAGTGGGCCAGATATTCGCTGCCTGGAAACTTCTCGGCTATGACCGCTGCGATGCGGGCTGGTTGGCGGATGGCAGCGTCCGTTACCCCATCTCTAGGCCAAGAAGGCGCTGCAGTCCCACCGAGGCTGCTGTGCGTTTCGTGGGTTTCCCAGATAAAAAGCATAAGCTTTATGGTGTCTATTGCTTCAGAGCATACAACTGA